The genomic window CCGTGGAACATCGACGGTAAGGGCGGCGACCCGTGGACAGGGTCCGCTGTCGCCGACCGGCGCGCTGCCGCTCACCCCGGGAGGAAGACGTTGATGGCGGCGACGACGAGGCCGGCCAGTCCCATCCGGGCGGCGGCGACGTACCACCGCTGCCCGGAGATCGACCCCATGTACGCGCCGAACACGCTGAGGACGCCGACGCCGAGGGCGACCGAGACGGCTGCGGCCTGCACCATGGTCAACAGCGCCCCCTCCACGGCGAACGGCGACAGCGGGATCAGGACCCCGATCAGCGGCCCGAGCCCGCTCGCGACCGCGTGGATCACCCGGGCGCCGCGCTGCTCCCGCTGGACGCGCGTGTCGTCGAGGTCCGTCAGCATCGCCCGCTCCATGCGGAGGATCTCGGCCTTCGTCTCCGCGCGCTCGATCTCCCAGACGCTCCAGACCGCGGACGTGCCGAGGCCGACGGCGGCCCCGGCGCCGATCTTGATCACGGTCACTCCGTCCGGGATCCCCGAGAGGACCGCTCCGACGACGACGCCGATGCACGTCAGCGTGCCGTCGAAGCCGTTGGAGACGAAGTACCGCCGCGCGATCGAGAGCACGTCCTCCCTGCCCAGGAGGGTCCGGAGCGACCCGAGGTTCGGCGACACGGCGGGTCAGTCGTCCTCCGATGGCCGGCCGTCCGCTGCGAGCTCGCCACAGGCGACCTGATCGACCGAGTGGACGGTCCCGCCCAGCGCCTCGACCGCCTCCTCGATCGACTCGTAGGTCAGCGCCTCTCCACTGAGCGTGACCTCGACGTTCTGGACCTCCTTGTCGTGTTCGAGCAGCGAGGCGGAGACGCCCTCGACGCTCTCCGCGTCGGAGAGCTGGGTCGTGAACTCGGGGAGCGGTGGCTCGTGGGGCTTCAACACGTCGAGTACGAGACGTCGGACGGGTAGCATCGTCGGCTCTTGCCGGCGTAGCCCCCTATAGTCTGGGGCGCGACCGCGCGGCTGACGCAGTGCGGGCGGTCGGCGCGGTCGCGGTGACCGGCCCGACCGCGACCGAGTCACTCCTCGCCGGCCGTCACGGAGAGGACCGGCATCTCGGCCCGCCGGATCACCCGCTCGGTCGTGCTGCCGACGAGGTACCGGTCGAGACCGGTGCGGCCGGCCGACCCCATCGCGATCAGGTCGACGTCGTGCTCGGCCGAGTACTCCAGGAGGTGCCGGGACGGCAGCCCCTCCCGGACCTGCGTCCGCACGTCGATCCCCGCCTCCCGCGCTCGCTCGGCGACCGCCTCGGTGGCCTCCTCGCCGGCCGACTTCAGCTGGTCGAGCAGCGTCGTCGGCGGGGAGACGCTCGGCGTCGTCGCCGCCGCGCCGACGTCGACGACGTGAACGGCGTGGACGCGGGCGTCGAACGCCGCCGCGATGGCGACGCCGTGGGCCGCGGCCGTCGCCGCGTGGTCGCTCCCGTCGGTCGGGACGAGGACGTCCTGGTAGCCGTCGCCGACGCGGCTCCGGTCGGTCGCCCTGACGGTGATCACCGGCACCGTCGCCCGTCGGACGACGTGCTCGGCGACGCTCCCCGCGATGGCGCGTCGCACCCCCGACCGGCCGTGGGTCCCCATCGCGATCAGGTCGACGCCGTGCTCACCCGCGTACTGGAGGATGGCCTTTCCGGGGCGGCCCGTGACGACCTCCGTGTGAAGGTCGCCCGTCGCGTCGATCGCCGACTCGACCGCCTCGATCGCCTCGGCACGCCTGTCCTTCAGCCGCTGGATCTCCCGGTCGTCCAGACCGCCGGCGCTGAAGGGCCCGGCCGCCGCGTTCAGGTCGACGACCGTGACGACGTGGAGCGCGGCGTCGAACGCGTCCGCCAGCGCGGCCGCGTGTTCGGCCGCCCGGCGGGCGTGCTCGCTGCCGTCCGTCGGCACGAGGATCGCGTCGTACATCTCTGTACGGGGCTTCTCCGTCCCGGCTGAAAGTTCTATGGCGTTCCGTTCGCTCAGTCCGACGCCGGCTGTCGAGTCAGCAGGACCGGCACGGGCGAGGTCCGGATCAGCTTGGCGCTGACGCCGCCCAGCGCGTACCGGCTGAAGTCCGTCTCGCCGTGCGTGCCCAGCGCGACGACGTCGACGCCGTTCTCTTTGGCGTACGAGAGGATCTCCCGGTAAGCCCGCCCGGACGCCAGCGTCGTGACGACGTCGTCGACCGACGCCTCGCGCGCTCGCTCCGCTGCCGCGTCGAGGATTTCGGTTCCCTGCTCCTCCAGCTCGTCGCCTTTCACGCTCGACCTGACGTCGAACCCGAGGCTCGCCGTCTCTACTACGTGGACGAGGTGCAGCGTCGCGTCGGTCCCATTCGCGAGGGCGATCCCCTCTGCGAGGGCCCGGTCGGCCCCCGGACTCCCGTCGGTCGGGACCAGGACGTCCCGCGGCGGGTACGTCAGGCGGGCGTCCTCGTCGGGCGTGACGGTCAGGACGGGGACGTCGGACGTGTTGACCACGCGCTCGGTGACGCTGCCGAGGAGGTATCGCTCGATCCCGCTACGGCCGTGCGTGGGCATGACGACGAGGTCGACGTTGCTCGTTCGCGCGTAATCGACGATCGTCTCGTGGGGGCGACCCTGCAGGACATCGGTCACGACGGACACGCCCCGGTCTCTCGCCCGCTCGGCCGCCGCCGCCACGACGCGCTCGCCCTCCTCTTCGAGGGCGTCGACGACCTCGCCGCGGACGTTGGTGACGCTGTCGACGGTCGTGTCCGCGACGTTGAGCACGTGGAGGGTCGCGCCGTGGGTTGACGCGACGTCGAGGGCGTAGTCGAGGGCGTCGGACGCGACGTCGCTCCCGTCGGTCGGGAACAGGAGCCGATCGTACATACCATCGCTTGCCGGGCGACCGACAAATAGCCGGGGGTGAGCCCGATCACTGACTCCCGTCTACCGCCCCGGATCCGACAGTTCGATTGATCAGGATCGCCGCTGTGAAGAGGACAGATCCGCCCACGACGACCGCCCCGCCCGCAGTCACCAGCGTCCGCGTCGCCCGCGGTGCCTGTTCCGCCAGCGGGACGAACGTGCGCACGTCGGCGAGGACGACGGCGAGCGCACCGACGACGTCGAACACGAGGTCCAGCGCGGTGTCCCGCCGGCTGTACTGGACCAGCACGGGCTCGACGTCGTATCGGTCGCCGATCTCACGCGCGAGCAACTCGATCAGCTCCCAGAACACGCCGCCGAGAAACGTCAGCGCGACCGTCGCGGCGGCGACCGAACCGGCGTCGAGGATCCCGTCGCTCCACCCTGCGACGACGACCAGGCCGGCGTAGACCAGCGCCGCGACCAGCGCCGCCGAGAGCGTGTGCGTCAACGAGTCCCACCACCAGACGGTGTCGTACGGACCGAGCATCCCGATCGAATGCAGGAAGCCGGCGGTACCGATCCACAGCGGCAGCGCCGGACCGACGGTGACGTCCCGCGCGAGGACGGTCCCGGCGAGAGCGTCGACCGCAAGCGGGAGGAGCGTGACGGCGAGCGACGCCAGCGCGTTGACGATCGCCGGGACGTTCCGGTTGCGAATCGCCGTCGCCAGTACGCCGACCATGCCCGCTAGCAGAAGTCCCACTCCGATCGTCGTCGCTCCCGTCATCGATCCTGCTCCGGTCGGACATCGAACCGACGGCCGGAATTCTTTGCGGTGGACGCACAGCCGTCGCCGCGTGGGTGGCGTCAGCGTGCCCCGTCAGTCGCTCGCCCGGCGTGGTGCTCGCCCGCCTCCTCGAAGTAGCGGTCGGGCACGGACGCCACGACGACGCTCGGGAAGTACGGAAGCAGCACTCGCTCGACGGCGAACGTCGCTACTGCGGGGAGTATGCGTCTGACTGCAGCGTATGCGCCCGCGACGAACAGCGCGGCGAAGACGAGCAGGTCGTACCCGCCGTCGAGGACGACGAGCGACGGCGCTGCGGCCCCGACGGCGAACAGGAGGTCCTCGGGCGCGCCGTCGTACCGGACCCACCGGCGCGGGGCGATCCACCGGTCGCGGTAGTGGTCGTAGACCGCCCGATCGGAGGTCCCCTCCCAGGGCCGGAGCTCCAGCCCGCCGCCGACGACGTCGGTGACGCTGTGGGCGGCCGCGCCGAGCGCGAGGAACGCCGCCGCCGCGACCGCAGGCGACGGGACGGCCACGGCGAGCGGGACGAGCGCCACGGCGATCGCCGAGTGGTACACCGGGTAGTGGAGGGCCTTCCGGTGGTCGGCGTAGAGGTCGACGTCGGGGAGCACGCCACCGAGAAAGCCCGCCGCGAGGGCCACGGCGCCCAGTTCCGGTACCGCGAGGGCGTACGGAATGGCGAGGGCCAGCCCGACCAGCGCGTGCGTCGGGAGCATCATTGTGTCGGTACGAAGGGGTCCCAATGGGATGAACGCGTCGCTGTTCTCGGTCCCGTGCCGACGGGCAACTGGCAGTTGCAGGCGATCGGACTCGCGCGTCTAGAACAGGCGACCGGCGCTCGGCTCTTCGGCGCCGGCCGCGGCGCCGCTCACGCTGAGCTCGACGCCGGTCTCGTCGTCGATGGACAGCGTCACGTCCTCGACGCTGCAGGCGTACGCGCTGACGTGGTGGCCGGCGGAGTCGAGCCGAACACGCTTCTCGAGGAGCCCGTTGTCGGCGAG from Halomicrobium salinisoli includes these protein-coding regions:
- a CDS encoding VIT1/CCC1 transporter family protein, giving the protein MSPNLGSLRTLLGREDVLSIARRYFVSNGFDGTLTCIGVVVGAVLSGIPDGVTVIKIGAGAAVGLGTSAVWSVWEIERAETKAEILRMERAMLTDLDDTRVQREQRGARVIHAVASGLGPLIGVLIPLSPFAVEGALLTMVQAAAVSVALGVGVLSVFGAYMGSISGQRWYVAAARMGLAGLVVAAINVFLPG
- a CDS encoding DUF211 domain-containing protein: MLPVRRLVLDVLKPHEPPLPEFTTQLSDAESVEGVSASLLEHDKEVQNVEVTLSGEALTYESIEEAVEALGGTVHSVDQVACGELAADGRPSEDD
- a CDS encoding universal stress protein codes for the protein MYDAILVPTDGSEHARRAAEHAAALADAFDAALHVVTVVDLNAAAGPFSAGGLDDREIQRLKDRRAEAIEAVESAIDATGDLHTEVVTGRPGKAILQYAGEHGVDLIAMGTHGRSGVRRAIAGSVAEHVVRRATVPVITVRATDRSRVGDGYQDVLVPTDGSDHAATAAAHGVAIAAAFDARVHAVHVVDVGAAATTPSVSPPTTLLDQLKSAGEEATEAVAERAREAGIDVRTQVREGLPSRHLLEYSAEHDVDLIAMGSAGRTGLDRYLVGSTTERVIRRAEMPVLSVTAGEE
- a CDS encoding universal stress protein, with the protein product MYDRLLFPTDGSDVASDALDYALDVASTHGATLHVLNVADTTVDSVTNVRGEVVDALEEEGERVVAAAAERARDRGVSVVTDVLQGRPHETIVDYARTSNVDLVVMPTHGRSGIERYLLGSVTERVVNTSDVPVLTVTPDEDARLTYPPRDVLVPTDGSPGADRALAEGIALANGTDATLHLVHVVETASLGFDVRSSVKGDELEEQGTEILDAAAERAREASVDDVVTTLASGRAYREILSYAKENGVDVVALGTHGETDFSRYALGGVSAKLIRTSPVPVLLTRQPASD
- a CDS encoding metal-dependent hydrolase; amino-acid sequence: MMLPTHALVGLALAIPYALAVPELGAVALAAGFLGGVLPDVDLYADHRKALHYPVYHSAIAVALVPLAVAVPSPAVAAAAFLALGAAAHSVTDVVGGGLELRPWEGTSDRAVYDHYRDRWIAPRRWVRYDGAPEDLLFAVGAAAPSLVVLDGGYDLLVFAALFVAGAYAAVRRILPAVATFAVERVLLPYFPSVVVASVPDRYFEEAGEHHAGRATDGAR